The Apium graveolens cultivar Ventura chromosome 11, ASM990537v1, whole genome shotgun sequence genome has a window encoding:
- the LOC141695990 gene encoding uncharacterized protein LOC141695990, with the protein MKRNQLSRHQKRQKKLKAAEAEKLQMMTGYDSCKKEAKELALELDVEPVFPEKRKIRRLVHFDDLGVTAADDDQNLSAEQKFRRYYFLYIVDQGAFQLKERFKQFQDYKENFGFLFNLKKHLSGDDEGLKSCCMKLVGFLIHDMRYDIVGAELFNELLVLRMVIPDEITKAIDVLNYLSSSSRQINYPNAWIAYRIVVTIPVTVVEAEMTFSRLKLIKSYLRSSMSQDRLNGLALLYIESELASSLDYSKIIERFTSEKPRKKFQNQ; encoded by the coding sequence ATGAAGCGTAACCAGTTATCGCGTCATCAAAAAAGGCAAAAGAAATTGAAAGCGGCGGAAGCAGAGAAATTGCAAATGATGACTGGTTATGACTCTTGTAAGAAGGAGGCAAAAGAGTTAGCTTTGGAGTTGGATGTGGAGCCTGTGTTTCCTGAAAAGCGAAAAATTCGTAGGCTTGTTCATTTTGATGATCTTGGGGTTACTGCAGCTGATGATGATCAGAACTTGAGTGCTGAACAAAAATTCAGAAGGTATTATTTCTTGTATATTGTTgatcaaggtgcttttcaactcAAAGAAAGGTTTAAACAGTTTCAAGATTATAAGGAAAATTTTGGGTTTTTATTTAACCTGAAGAAGCATTTATCTGGTGATGATGAGGGGTTAAAATCTTGTTGCATGAAGCTTGTGGGATTTCTTATACATGATATGCGATATGATATTGTTGGCGCAGAGTTGTTTAACGAGTTACTAGTGCTTCGAATGGTAATACCCGATGAGATAACAAAGGCAATAGATGTGCTTAATTATTTAAGTTCTAGTTCAAGACAAATAAATTATCCAAATGCTTGGATAGCTTATAGAATCGTTGTGACCATTCCTGTTACAGTGGTAGAGGCGGAAATGACATTTTCTAGATTGAAACTGATCAAATCTTATCTCCGCTCTTCGATGTCTCAAGATAGACTTAATGGATTAGCTTTATTGTATATTGAAAGTGAGCTGGCAAGTTCTCTAGATTATAGCAAAATCATAGAGAGATTCACATCTGAAAAGCCTAGAAAAAAGTTTCAAAATCAATAA